The following DNA comes from Cyanobacterium sp. T60_A2020_053.
AAAAATTAACCAGAGACGATATTCATGAAAGATCGTAAATTTTTTGTAGATTCTAATATTTGGCTTTATCGCTTTCTTTTTGACCGAAATTCAGAACATTTTACATATCAAAAAAAAAGAGAAATTGCCATTAGTTTAACTAATTCTACAAATATTGTTATCAGCACGCAAATAATTACAGAAACTTGCTCTGTACTTAAACGAAAAGCTAATTTTTCAGATAGACAAATATACCAAATTATTGAAGAGTTTGAAGAACAATGTCAGATTATTTGTTTAACATCTATTGAAATGAAAAATGCGTGTGAACTTAGGAGAAAATATAATTTTTCGTATTGGGATAGTTTAATTGTTTCTTGTGCATTAGTATCTCCTGTTAATGTTATTTATTCAGAGGATATGCAACATGGTTTAGTCATCAATGAAAAACTGACAATTATTAATCCTTTCTTGTCCATGTTTGAATGATATTTTTATATATAGTAAATAATATTTTTTGATGAGGTTGGGTTGAATATTATTCAACCCCTACGGAAAAATGTAGGGGCAGAAAATTTTTCTGCCCACTTCCACCCATACATTTTCTTCTCGATTTTGTAGTTTAGTTATCTAATATGTCATTAATTAATTTATAGGCTTCGGTAAGACGCATTTTTCCACTGGAAATAGCTTTTAATAAATCAAAAGCGTCTTTTTTGTCGATGCGATCGTAATCTAAAGCTCTGTATAGGACATTATAGAAATGACTTAAGTCTTTTATATTTGGTTTTTCCTTTTTCTGTTCAATTTCTTTGATACGTTTTTCAAGGTCAATTTTTAACTGTGCTTTTTTTGCTTCTATTTGAGAACCGTGTTTGACGATTTGTGTTAAACCATAAG
Coding sequences within:
- a CDS encoding PIN domain-containing protein, with amino-acid sequence MKDRKFFVDSNIWLYRFLFDRNSEHFTYQKKREIAISLTNSTNIVISTQIITETCSVLKRKANFSDRQIYQIIEEFEEQCQIICLTSIEMKNACELRRKYNFSYWDSLIVSCALVSPVNVIYSEDMQHGLVINEKLTIINPFLSMFE